A genomic window from Camelina sativa cultivar DH55 chromosome 2, Cs, whole genome shotgun sequence includes:
- the LOC104733149 gene encoding probable pyruvate kinase, cytosolic isozyme, whose protein sequence is MATAMMIEQRPKTKIVCTLGPASRSVPMVEKLLRAGMNVARFNFSHGSHEYHQETLDNLRQAMLNTGILCAVMLDTKGPEIRTGFLKDGKPIQLTQGQEITISTDYDLKGDENTICMSYKKLAVDVNPGMVILCADGTISLLVLSCDRENGTVRCRCENSAMLGERKNVNLPGVVVDLPTLTEKDKEDIMQWGVPNQIDMIALSFVRKGSDLVQVRKLLGKHAKTILLMSKVENQEGVANFDDILVNSDAFMIARGDLGMEIPIEKIFLAQKVMIYKCNIQGKPVVTATQMLESMIKSPRPTRAEATDVANAVLDGTDCVMLSGETAAGAYPELAVRTMAKICVEAESTLDYGDVFKRIMLYSPVPMSPLESLASSAVRTANSARATLIMVLTRGGSTARLVAKYRPGMPILSVVVPEIKTDFFDWSCSDESPARHSLIFRGLIPVLYAGSARASHDESTEEAIEFATQYGKEKELCKTGDSVVALLRVGNASVIKILTVK, encoded by the exons ATGGCGACGGCGATGATGATAGAGCAAAGGCCGAAGACGAAGATCGTATGTACTCTGGGTCCAGCTTCCAGATCCGTTCCCATGGTGGAGAAGCTTCTCAGGGCTGGTATGAACGTTGCTCGCTTCAATTTCTCTCATGGATCTCATGAGTACCACCAAGAGACTCTCGATAATCTCCGTCAAGCTATGCTTAACACTGGTATCCTCTGCGCTGTTATGCTCGACACCAAG GGTCCAGAAATCCGAACCGGGTTCTTGAAAGATGGGAAACCAATTCAACTGACACAAGGCCAAGAGATCACCATTTCGACTGACTACGACTTGAAGGGTGATGAGAACACGATTTGCATGAGCTACAAAAAGTTGGCTGTAGATGTCAACCCAGGAATGGTCATACTTTGTGCTGATGGTACAATCTCGTTACTGGTCCTTTCTTGTGACAGAGAGAACGGTACAGTCCGTTGCCGGTGTGAGAACAGTGCCATGCTCGGTGAGAGAAAGAATGTTAATCTCCCAGGTGTTGTTGTGGATCTCCCAACTCTAACtgagaaagacaaagaagacaTCATGCAATGGGGAGTCCCAAATCAAATCGACATGATTGCTCTGTCCTTTGTCAGAAAAGGTTCAGACTTAGTCCAGGTCCGGAAATTACTAGGAAAGCACGCAAAAACTATTCTTCTCATGTCTAAG GTTGAGAACCAAGAAGGTGTGGCAAATTTCGATGACATTTTGGTGAATTCGGATGCTTTCATGATTGCCAGAGGAGATCTGGGTATGGAAATCCCAATTGAGAAGATCTTCTTAGCTCAGAAGGTGATGATCTACAAATGCAACATCCAGGGGAAACCTGTGGTGACAGCGACTCAGATGCTCGAGTCTATGATCAAGTCTCCTCGACCCACAAGAGCTGAAGCCACAGATGTTGCAAACGCAGTCCTCGACGGTACAGACTGTGTCATGCTCAGTGGTGAAACCGCAGCTGGAGCATACCCTGAACTAGCTGTTCGTACAATGGCTAAGATCTGTGTGGAAGCCGAGAGCACCCTTGACTACGGTGATGTCTTCAAGAGGATCATGCTGTACTCTCCAGTTCCAATGAGCCCACTTGAGTCACTCGCATCCTCAGCTGTCAGAACCGCTAACTCAGCTAGAGCTACTCTCATCATGGTCCTAACCAGAGGAGGAAGCACAGCGAGACTTGTGGCTAAGTACAGACCAGGAATGCCTATTCTATCTGTCGTTGTTCCAGAGATCAAAACCGACTTCTTCGACTGGTCTTGCAGTGACGAGTCCCCCGCGAGACACAGCCTTATCTTCCGTGGTCTGATCCCAGTGCTCTACGCTGGATCCGCAAGAGCCTCACACGATGAATCAACAGAAGAAGCTATCGAGTTTGCGACTCAGTACGGGAAAGAGAAAGAGCTGTGCAAGACTGGAGACTCCGTTGTTGCTTTACTCCGAGTCGGTAATGCTTCTGTGATCAAGATCTTGACCGTCAAGTGA
- the LOC104733140 gene encoding glucosidase 2 subunit beta-like isoform X2 has protein sequence MEDPVTEKKEELSKEELGRLVASRWTGEKSDNPTEADDSPKVDNQENHEHTPITPHEVEEDDGFVSDSDDTSDDGKYSDHEPEDDSYEEEYRHDSSSSYKSDADDDVDLSETTSNPTWLEKIQKTVKNILLSVNIFQTTPVDKSEADRVRKEYDESNSKLNKIQSRISSLEKKLKQDFGPEKEFYSFHGRCFESKQGKYTYKVCAYKESTQEEGYSKTRLGDWDKFENSYQFMSYTNGDKCWNGPDRSLKVKLRCGLKNELTDVDEPSRCEYAAILSTPARCLEDKLKELQQKLEKLMNQDKPQNHDEL, from the exons ATG GAGGATCCTGTAACCGAAAAGAAGGAAGAGTTGTCAAAGGAAGAGTTGGGGCGTCTTGTTGCATCTCGTTGGACAGGAGAGAAATCTGATAATCCAACTGAGGCTGACGATAGCCCCAAAGTTGATAATCAGGAAAACCATGAGCACACACCCATCACTCCACatgaagtagaagaagatgatggattTGTTTCGGATAGTGACGATACCAGCGATGATGGGAAATACAGTGACCATGAACCCGAAGATGATTCCTACGAAGAGGAGTATCGCCATGATTCTAGTTCTTCATACAAATCTGATGCAGATGATGATGTCGATTTATCAG AGACAACCTCAAATCCTACTTGGTTGGAGAAGATACAAAAGACTGTCAAGAACATTTTGCTGTCTGTGAATATATTCCAAACCACCCCAGTGGACAAATCTG AGGCTGATCGGGTACGCAAAGAATACGATGAGTCAAACTCCAAACTGAATAAAATACAGTCAAGGATATCGAGCttagaaaagaaactaaaacaagaCTTTG GACCGGAGAAAGAGTTCTATTCATTCCATGGTCGTTGTTTTGAAAGCAAACAGGGCAA GTATACTTACAAAGTCTGCGCATATAAAGAATCAACCCAAGAGGAGGGCTATTCAAAAACTCGGTTAGG GGATTGGGACAAATTTGAGAACTCTTACCAATTTATGTCATATACCAACGGAGATAAATGCTGGAATGGTCCGGATAGAAGCCTTAAG GTGAAACTAAGATGCGGGTTGAAAAATGAGCTTACGGATGTCGATGAACCAAGCCGTTGCGA ATATGCGGCGATCTTATCTACTCCAGCTCGGTGTTTGGAAGACAAACTTAAg GAATTACAACAGAAGCTCGAGAAGTTGATGAACCAAGACAAGCCTCAGAATCACGACGAACTCTGA
- the LOC104733068 gene encoding E3 ubiquitin-protein ligase RNF115, which translates to MDETMAARYWCHMCSQMVNPIMESEIKCPFCQSGFIEEMSSNDNGDGGGGGSRGIITRDVQDSETDFGTDRALSLWAPILLGMMSSPRRRRRFRRSEFGEDNDDDDELNNVDGNDNSNVYRHHHHRARRHGGEIDLDREFESILRRRRRSSGNILQLLQGIRAGIASEYESSDENPRERDGNNNNRVIMINPYNQSLVVQGSSDQNHHHHHHHHPSLTSLGDYFIGPGLDLLLQHLAENDPNRQGTPPARKEAVEALPTVKIMEPLQCSVCLDDFEKGTEAKEMPCKHKFHICCIVPWLELHSSCPVCRFELPSSADDDDETKTDSTERPVRTRNVRETSNRNVVESVGSAERGREDDARSGNGRRFSFPWPFSGLFSSSSSSSSSSSSSGTQSGENNFYSRSSGSSR; encoded by the coding sequence atggaTGAAACAATGGCAGCTAGGTATTGGTGTCACATGTGTTCACAAATGGTGAATCCAATAATGGAATCTGAAATCAAATGTCCCTTTTGTCAAAGCGGGTTCATTGAAGAAATGAGCAGTAATGACAAtggagatggaggaggaggtggaagcAGAGGCATCATAACAAGAGATGTTCAAGATTCAGAAACAGATTTTGGAACAGACCGTGCGTTGTCTCTATGGGCACCAATCTTGCTTGGGATGATGAGTAGTCCTAGGAGACGAAGAAGGTTTAGGAGATCAGAGTTTGGTGaagacaatgatgatgatgatgagttgaACAATGTTGATGGGAATGATAACAGTAATGTgtatcgtcatcatcatcatcgagctAGGCGACATGGTGGAGAGATTGATTTGGATAGAGAGTTTGAATCTATCTtgaggagaagacgaagaagctcAGGTAATATATTGCAGTTGCTTCAAGGGATTCGTGCTGGGATTGCTTCTGAGTATGAAAGCTCTGATGAGAATCCTCGAGAGAGGGatggtaacaacaacaatagagtTATAATGATCAATCCCTATAACCAATCTCTTGTTGTTCAAGGGTCttctgatcaaaatcatcatcatcatcatcatcatcatccttcatTGACTTCACTTGGAGATTACTTCATTGGACCTGGTTTAGATCTTTTGCTTCAGCATTTAGCTGAGAATGATCCTAATAGGCAAGGGACTCCACCTGCTCGTAAAGAAGCTGTTGAAGCTTTACCAACTGTTAAGATAATGGAACCTTTGCAATGTTCTGTTTGTTTGGATGATTTTGAGAAAGGAACTGAAGCTAAAGAGATGCCTTGTAAGCATAAGTTTCATATCTGTTGTATTGTTCCTTGGCTTGAGCTTCATAGTTCTTGTCCTGTTTGTCGATTTGAGCTTCCTTCTagtgctgatgatgatgatgagactaAGACTGATTCCACCGAGAGACCGGTAAGAACAAGAAATGTTCGGGAAACCAGTAACAGAAACGTTGTTGAGAGTGTTGGTAGTGctgagagaggaagagaggatGATGCGAGGAGTGGAAATGGAAGACGGTTCTCGTTTCCATGGCCGTTCAGTGGATTGTTCtcgtcctcttcttcatcttcttcgtcttcatcatcctctGGAACTCAATCTGGTGAGAACAATTTCTACTCAAGATCTTCTGGTTCTTCTCGCTGA